In Cucurbita pepo subsp. pepo cultivar mu-cu-16 chromosome LG10, ASM280686v2, whole genome shotgun sequence, the DNA window GGTATTCTCAGACCCTTTGAAGCAGAGATGGAGGAAGGAAGGTTACTTTTGTTGAACTTACTTCGTAGGTGTATGATCAGTGCAAGAAAGGCAGATTTGCTATCAATCCCACCTTGCATCAAGAAAGTAACATACCTAAATTTTACAGAAGAGCATGCTCGGACTTACAATGAGCTTGTAGTTACGGTGCGGCGTAATATATTAATGGCAGACTGGAATGATCCTTCCCATGTTGAAAGTTTACTGAATCCAAAACAATGGAAATTTCGAAGTACAACAATCAAGAACATCAGACTATCTTGCTGTGTGGCAGGACATATTAAAGTTACAGAAGCTGGTGAAGATATTCAAGAAACCATGGATATTCTTGTTGATGATGGTTTGGATCCTATGTCACAAGAGTATtcgtttataaaatataatctcCTTTATGGTGGGAACTGTGCTAGGTATTATTTCACTTTGCATGTGACTCTTTCacaatgttttattttactaatCAAAAAATGCTTTCACATATATAGGTGTGGGGAATGGTGTCGGTTACCTGTGATTGCACCTTGTAGGCATCTTTTGTGCCTTGATTGTGTTGCTTTGGATAGTGAGGGGTGCACTTTCCCTGGATGTGGTAAGTTATATGTGATGCAGACTCTTGAAACCTTAGCTCGGCCTGAAAATCCCAACCCAAAGTGGCCTGTCCCCATAGACCTGATTGAGTTGCAACCATCATATAAGCAAGTAGGCTGACTATGAGAAATAGTTACTTGTAAATATTTGCTTTCTAACTTGATCAAAATCTGATCAGGGTGTGTGATATTTACAGGATGACTGGGATCCTGATTGGCAATCAACGTCCAGTAGTAAAGTTGCATATCTCATTCAGAGATTGAAAGCTTTAGGCGAAGCAAATGATAAGATTGCTTTGATCCCTCCTTCTTCATTTCCCAAAGATGATACATTACTCCAGGAAACTGACCACTCAAGAACCATCGCTTCAGATCATGAAGTAGTCAGGGAGAAAGTTcttattttctctcaatttcttgAGCATATACACGTCATTGAACAACaggtagtttttttttatctttttaattccAGGAATTTTCTACAACGATCTGTACTTCACACCATTTCTCTTNCTTAGGTTTCTTCATGAAGAAGCCTATGGTCAGAATCATAAGTCATGGGAGGCTGGTATTCTCAGACCCTTTGAAGCAGAGATGGAGGAAGGAAGGTTACTTTTGTTGAACTTACTTCGTAGGTGTATGATCAGTGCAAGAAAGGCAGATTTGCTATCAATCCCACCTTGCATCAAGAAAGTAACATACCTAAATTTTACAGAAGAGCATGCTCGGACTTACAATGAGCTTGTAGTTACGGTGCGGCGTAATATATTAATGGCAGACTGGAATGATCCTTCCCATGTTGAAAGTTTACTGAATCCAAAACAATGGAAATTTCGAAGTACAACAATCAAGAACATCAGACTATCTTGCTGTGTGGCAGGACATATTAAAGTTACAGAAGCTGGTGAAGATATTCAAGAAACCATGGATATTCTTGTTGATGATGGTTTGGATCCTATGTCACAAGAGTATtcgtttataaaatataatctcCTTTATGGTGGGAACTGTGCTAGGTATTATTTCACTTTGCATGTGACTCTTTCacaatgttttattttactaatCAAAAAATGCTTTCACATATATAGGTGTGGGGAATGGTGTCGGTTACCTGTGATTGCACCTTGTAGGCATCTTTTGTGCCTTGATTGTGTTGCTTTGGATAGTGAGGGGTGCACTTTCCCTGGATGTGGTAAGTTATATGTGATGCAGACTCTTGAAACCTTAGCTCGGCCTGAAAATCCCAACCCAAAGTGGCCTGTCCCCATAGACCTGATTGAGTTGCAACCATCATATAAGCAAGTAGGCTGACTATGAGAAATAGTTACTTGTAAATATTTGCTTTCTAACTTGATCAAAATCTGATCAGGGTGTGTGATATTTACAGGATGACTGGGATCCTGATTGGCAATCAACGTCCAGTAGTAAAGTTGCATATCTCATTCAGAGATTGAAAGCTTTAGGCGAAGCAAATGATAAGATTGCTTTGATCCCTCCTTCTTCATTTCCCAAAGATGATACATTACTCCAGGAAACTGACCACTCAAGAACCATCGCTTCAGATCATGAAGTAGTCAGGGAGAAAGTTcttattttctctcaatttcttgAGCATATACACGTCATTGAACAACaggtagtttttttttatctttttaattccAGGAATTTTCTACAACGATCTGTACTTCACACCATTTCTCTTTGGCCAGTTAGCCATTGCCGGCATCAAATTTGCTGGGATGTATAGTCCAATGCATGCTAGTAATAAGGTATGTCCTTCAGTTCTATAATTTTCACACGTGTGTTGACATATAGGTATTATGCTGGTGTAAATCGATGCTGTTTCACCTTTGCAGATGAAGTCATTGACCATGTTCCAGCATGATTCAAGCTGCATGGCGCTTTTGATGGATGGAAGTGCTGCATTGGGTCTTGATTTGAGCTTTGTAACTCACGTCTTTCTAATGGAGCCAATCTGGGACAGAAGGTAATACAAAACATTTTAGATTCAAGTCGTTTGATGGATGATATGTCCCTTAAACCTTCCTACAGGACTGTACAATAAAGGATAACTAATTCTACACCATCTTAGATGCTCTTGGCGGCTCTGAATTTTTGATGAGAGAGAAGCCTTACCATCCATCCTCCTGTAGGGAGTCCTGTCACTCCAAGTCTACAACCCTTCATATAGGAAAACCAAGACTTTTCAAACTTAAGAGAAAAGACAACCCGTTTGAGAGAGAGTTGAGTGGGCGTGTGTCCCTCTTTGTAATTCAAGAGTAGACAAATCTGTTTTGCTAAATGAAAATGTGGTCAATGGGAGGAAAGATTAGTTGAGTCCATGTGTTGAACTTTGAAGCAACCATTAGAAGTGAGGTTTCATTGAAAGATAGGTCTTAAATTACTTGGTTGAGTTTCCTCATGCTGTTATTTATGCTACCACCTGAGGGTTTTTAGCGACCCATCTATTGACACATCAGTTTGTACTACGAGAATTAGATTCATTAGCCACCCTTTTTGTTTCCAATAAATTATAGACCACAGCGCTTGttccataaaaaaatgttacctGCGTAAGTAGTAAGACCTTTTCTCTGAATCCAGACCTTCCCGAAGGAAGCCTCCCCTAGCAATCTGAGTTTGCCttgcaaaatgaaaataagtttAACAAGGGGTACATAGTAGATTAGGATGGTGTCTTGGATAGGTATGATGTTGCATGATATTGTCTCTTTGTGTAGTCCATTATGTCTTAAGCATAAGCTCCTAAAGCTCTAGAGTGAATTGATATGAAATTGTTGTTCCTGCCACAAGNcaaaaaaaaaaaaaaaaaaaaaaaaaaaaaaaaagaagtatatATCATATATGTATAAAGTCGGTGACTAAAACAGGATGTAATATTTTTTGTGGGGAAGTTAAATCTGCAAATCCCAACATAAAATCTGTCATGCAAAAAAGCTGAATGCTAGTCAACCCTTTGGCATGAGTGGCTGTGTCAAAATATGTACACAAAACCTACGCCTAGTCTAAAAGATTGTAATTTATTctagctttcatttggaagaTGTGAATGCTATATGAGGAGCAGGCTAATTCATGATATTTTTTCCATCCTTCCTTTCATACTATCTTGGTTTCCTTCCCATATCTTTCTAGTTCATCATgcattttgaacttttaatccGACTAATAGATCAATACTTATATGCCGTTGCTCTGATTGCTCAGAAGATAAAGCATTAATAACTAATCCATTTTATCCATGCTTtactatttttcctttttaactACTCagtatatatgatttttttcaattatagtAACTCGCTCAATTATGCTTTTTTAGCATGGAGGAACAAGTTATTAGTCGTGCTCATCGGATGGGTGCTATTCGTCCTATTCATGTTGAAACCTTGGTAATGCGTGAAACAATTGAGCAGCAAATGGTACAGTTTCGGCAGGTATATGTTTTTGAAATACTAGCAGTAGTAGTGATCCTCCTTTGGATATAGATTTGAATggaataaaatgtttatattccaaaaatattaattgtaaGATATATAGTTACTTATACAGGAGAAAGATGGAATACGTAAAAGGAAAGGATCACgacaagaataaaataaaatcattcaatGATTTTACAACTCATTAACATATTTACAACCAACAATTACTTTGGGATCATCTAATGTGAGACTTTGAGATAGCCCTTAGAAGCACAGGAACAGACATGCTGACACGACACAGACACGAACACATGCATGACAACACATCGATTTTCAAAAAAAGTAGGATACGACACATAAGACacattatttattgttattactattatttatatatatgtgtatatctTGACATGtgatgaatatttaatatatttaacggAAAATTCTACTTTTAAACATCTAGGAACATCCGTACAATTCACTAAAAagataacaattaaaaaacaacATCAACAATATCCAATAAGTCTTATACAAACAACATCAACAATATCCATACAACGTAGAATCAAACGCAAACCTTGTACAAACTATGTATTCCCCCCTTCTTTGTCCTCTACACTGGTGGTCGCTAGTGGTTGATGACAACTGGCAATGGTCGTCAGTTGTCGTTGTTGATGAGTGGCTAAGaagctttttattttatttttattttgtgcgTGTGTGTGTCGTGGATGCATCTTGAATTGAAGGTTTGGAAGACGATGGAAAGAAACCGTAATATTTTAAGGCTTAAATGTGTAGTGGACTTGGCTTTAATTGGGTACTGGGCTTTCTTTTACACGgccataaaaaatttaaatcttggGAGTTTCTACGTGATGTATTTTAGTTGTCTTTGCACGTCCCAACTGTGCCTAAGCATGTCCCCATGGTGtcggaaaattaaaaaaataattaaaacatgcACATGCAAAACGTGTCAAACATGTGTCGACAACGTGTCAGAGTGTATCGGTGCCCGACACTTACATTTGGCCATTTTACAAATGTCGGTGTTTTATAGGATAGCCCCACAAAAGGCTATTGATATTGTAATTTCTCTTTGGTATTGCAATATAGTTctgttttgtgttttcttgttaGGGGAATCCTAACAGCTGATCGGGGATTTTTCTATTCAATATGTTCAAGGTATTTACCTTGCCAGTGGggttcaataaaaaaaaatcttacatTTGTAAGAGTTAACTTCCTTATCTGCCTTGgtatgtaaaaaaaaagaaaaaatcctgACTCCAGTATATATTACATATCAAGTCCATTATCTTGTCTTCTCTAATCCTTGATACCTCTCTAACTCTTTTTTGCGCATTCTATAGTTGTTTTTTCTCCTTAAATGATTGATCATTATGAAACATTCCACGTCTTGCAAGTTTTTGCGGTTCCTTTTAATGCTTTAAGCCTCACAATTtactcttttctcttcttgatTTGTTGTTCCCCTTTCAAATGAAGGATACTGATGAGTGCAAAAGGTTAATGAAGGAAGACTTTGACAAGCTTGATTATGAAGGGCCACGAGCTCATCGTTCATTGCATGATTTTGCTGGGAGCAATTATCTTTCTCAGCTCAAGTTTGTGAGGACAAATCCTATGATAAAAAAGGATGTCGAGAACATTTAGTTATTTAGTGCAGTTCTCTGACATATCCTATTGTTGTTAGTGTACGGATGATATTAAGATTAGTTTTACAACTTGAAGGGAAAACCGAAGCAAATGGTCTGCAGTGGCTCAAGTGCTATTCATAAAGTCAAGAAATAGAAGTAGGTGTACGTTCATTTTGTTGTCAGTTCAAGTTATTGCTGAAGACTGAAGAATTCAATCAGCATAGTGTTACTGGTGATTACTTAGGTTCAGAAACACTTAGATATGCAAAATGTGTATAATTCAGTGCAGTAGCTTCTGCTGGACAGAGATAACAACAGAGCTGCAGGTTATAGCAATTCCCTCGCTTGATGCCCTTCCTGGAGCTAGTAGCCAGAGGGCGGGTCAGGTTCGAATTCAGATTAgacttttatttgtttgagcTGCTCCCACACATTTTTTTGAGGGAAACATATCCCAATTGTACACTTGTTACCATTTGTTCTGCTCTTCTAAATTGGCTAAgccattgaagtatattgatGCAGGTTGTAATACTGCTGGTGTGAGAATGAAAGatgccatgtatgttgtagaGTATCTCTACacaatttaccattttaaaaaacctttaTTTCAAATGGATAGGCAcaagttttgttttgatttaattaggggtaaaaaaattatgataggCCCTACGtttaactttattatattGATCAATTAGCTGTGTTCCTGACAAAATCTGAcatatcttctttcttctcagTTACTTTATTCAGTGTGCAAGAGATTGAAATTAGGGCAAGCATCCAAGAAAGGTGGATTGAGGGGTTTCCAGCTAAATCACAAGAAAGCTAATATCTCTAACTTGTTATATTCTTGAGAAGTAACCATGAATTATCTTTAGGTACAGGAAAGGATAGAAATGGATAACCTCAGGGCTAGTGCTTTTCTACTCCCTTTCTTTTAACAAAGGAGTGAAGAGAAGTTAGATTTCTAACTATTTTTTCTTGACCTTTTTGTCATAATCACTGCAACTCGTGTACACTGTGatgtgatgatgatgaaatggAATTCACACTTTGATcaattatgatgatgaataCAAACacgtacactatgatgatgataatcaTCATCTTCGTGCCTTGCATGATATTCAAAGGTTTGCTGACTTCCAGACGTTTGGCTACAGACAACTAGCCCGACTATGATGGGCACAAGGGGGTGCAAACCACCTGGTGGACTTACGCATGTGTGGGTtatgtgtagggaagtactacacttccattttttgttcaaaCTGAAGGTCACCTCTATGATGATTTTAACGATAGGTTTaaaatcatgagttgcatgtgtttgtattCACTAACCCTAATAGTGAGGATCTTCAAGTTATGTGCTACATctatatttcaggtaaaggtaaggcaTCCTTGTACCGCCGACGGCAACATCACAAttaaagaccatgacacatacGTAAGGTAgtcgtatttaattttgtagacTTTAAGTTAGTATAAGgctttaatgttttatttttatttattttaacatttttgtcgaattgttttaaagatcattatttaaacatgtaagtcctTGACATTATTTTATGAAGATACTCACGTAAGTCCGTGACattgttttataaaatacttttaaatgattattttacCGGTTATGTTATAAAGATGGTAGCAACTTagttaaaatttagggttattatatttaatactaaaataataataattaaattaatccaaCTAAAGCAAATTTTAAGACATCatatattaaactaaaaagtCGAAGAAACACTCGCTCACAAAAACTCACATAGGCATCAATGAATGCGGTCGACGAAAAAATGTTAGTCAAGAGTGAAGAACATAGAGAGATTAGGAACAAGTAGAAGTCTGTGTAAACATAAACACTACACCAACACGATTGGATTGGATAGATTTGAACTTatctaaacttaaaaattcattCGTGATTCTCTTTCCTCTTGCAAATTGAAGTCCAAGCAATTTGTGGTGAATACACATGGACGCCCTTTTAATGGAAGAACTTTGGTCATGTgagttttaatattataataaatcacTTGTCCTTCGTTAGTTTCCATTAAAAGTTCATCCGAATTCACAAACGATAATGGTTTCTCAACTCCAAGAACAGGACCAATTGTCATTAGTTTTGACCATGAAATGACATCTTTCTCCATCTCCCAAATGTCGAAGGTTTTTTCATTCCCTGTTACTCGATAGTGAAATATAACAATTGATCGATTCAAAATCCCCATACTTATATACTCCTCACGCTCCGCCGCTACATTGTTTGGTACTGAAATTTTGCCAAAAACTTCTTCGCTCATGTCGAATGTGTGTATAATATTAGTTCCTCCTTCTTTGTATGCCCACCAATAATATGTTCCTTCATGATGCATCTGAGAGGCAACAGGTGACTTTGATGCTCGTCCATAAGTAGGAGATTCAATTTCCCTCCATCTTTCTTTcctcaaatcataaatttccACTCTAGTTGAGAAATCAGTTTCTCCATATCGGTTCCAAAATTCTACAACCCTAATCACTTTGAAATCCCTAGAATTTGAATTGTATCCGAATCCAACAGCGCTTGTGAACGAAAAATCAATATCATAGGTATCCCCAAGATAGTGAATAATCGATAATGGAAGCTTACGAAACTTTTCGGTCGtcaaattaaagagaaaaatatctcTATCGAAGGAAAGACAAACCAAGTCATGAGAATGGCCGCAAATATTGAAAGACTCATTATTTTTGAATGGATTGTTGACATCGAGAATGGACATGGATCGACTGGGGGCGAGCGAAAGCTTGATTATGGAGGGTATATAcataaagttttcaaaatcGACCATCACTCGACGCTTGATAAAAATACGTTCAtgttgaagagaaaaaattgTAGGATCTTTGATCAAAGCGTACCAGAATTTACAAACTGACTTAAATTGGAGTAGAGACTCTGTCGAAAGCCTTGATAAAATTTCGATCAACAATACCGTTGGAAGATCTTTTAGAGTCACCATTAAATGGGCTAGGGCTTTGTAAAAAGATTTTAACTCaagtttgaagttttattTGATCATCTCTTCattgtcattttcattttttagtctttttgtacaaataaaataacaattaaataaaaaagaaccaaCTTACcaaaattagataattttggtttgttcttttttccatCTCATGCACACAACAACAAGAACGACAATAACAACAAGAACGACGACGACAAGAACGAGAACGACAATGACGAGAATGAGAACGACAACGACAACAACAATGAcgccaacaacaacaaaatgtAGGCATAATGTGCTTGTAGTTCatgattattttgttttttcgaAAAGTAATTTAACAACAGCATTAGAAATGTAGCAAACAAGATCTATTTCAGgtcaaaattctaaaaaacaaCCTTTAAAATTAACTATGAATGTAATGATTCTAATTTTCTACTATTTTAAAGTCGCTATAGTATGGGTGACGTAACTTTTTGCAAGACAATACTCATCCAAAGCTTCTTCATAAGACGATATGGGACTTATATGCTTAAAATAGAGTGGTAAAGTAAAACAAAGgaaatatttaaagtaaattaaaataaaacaaaggaaaaatattgaaagatCAATGAtctatactaacctaaagtctacgaaaaataaatgcaactacCTGTCATGATCTTTGATGTGATGTCGCCGTCAACCATAATGGAATACCTTGCCTTTAtctgaaatataaaagtagcATGTGGCtcgagtattttaagaaatactcagtaagtgatcTCATTATTAGGGTTAggtaatgcaaacacatgcaatatgAACGAGACatatcatttaaaatcgtATTCTCTTAGGCGACTTTCTAATCCGGGTCAtcggatgtgtatttactatcCTACACACTGCCCATACATGCGAATGTGCACCCACCAGGTGATTCGCACACCGCCTAGGCCTCGTACTGGTCGAACTAGTGTCTCTAATGCTATTGTCGAACACCCGGAAGAAATAGCGACCGTCGTAGCATCATGTTAAACATGAcgatcattttccttttcataatGTACGCAttcgtactcatcataaagGAAAATATCTCGATGCATGTAACATACAtttatgcatgaggtcccaacatttttcacaGTAATTAAATCATGTAAGACAACcccctccttttttttctccatttcatttcatttatagcATAGTCTTCAAAACATGTCTCCGGGTTGTACGTCATATATCTTTATCTCAAAACATTTCATCGCATGTCATTCATGTcaacaacatatcatatcatgcaatgcaacatatcatatcgttcaACATATCCATCATTCAACATATCACATCCTTCGACATATCGTACCATTTAACGTATCATATCTTTCAACACATCATATCCTCAACACATCATACCATTcaacatattatatcattcaaCAGAtcatacaataaaatatatcataccatacaacatatcatatcataaaacaaaatacacatAGCAAACATATGACACGTGCGGGGTCACTAGACACATGTCATCATGCATCACACAACTCCTTCAACCATaccgatagtaaggccacttacttggtaggtCTAGGTCGATACTACTACGACTTCTTGATGCTAGCTTAATGTTGCTCTCTAAAAGTTTATTTTGTCTAAGGAGTCTAACAACCAAAAATTAGAATTCTACTCATAGAATTGACTCacctaattttgcataaaataatcataatatcCATTCTGCTTATGCGATACTAGTTTTTAGAGGTGGAATTTATTACGTTTATGTTCGAGAACTATACAAAGTAACAATTTCATTATAATATGTTGAGAatttaaaccaagatttggggggttaaatgaccaaaatagcCTTATGAGAATTCTAAGATGCTTTCAAGACGGTAAAAGACTGGAAATACTAAGGACATCTATATGAAACTCATTAATGATAGTAAGGGTA includes these proteins:
- the LOC111804332 gene encoding F-box/kelch-repeat protein At3g06240-like; the encoded protein is MVDFENFMYIPSIIKLSLAPSRSMSILDVNNPFKNNESFNICGHSHDLVCLSFDRDIFLFNLTTEKFRKLPLSIIHYLGDTYDIDFSFTSAVGFGYNSNSRDFKVIRVVEFWNRYGETDFSTRVEIYDLRKERWREIESPTYGRASKSPVASQMHHEGTYYWWAYKEGGTNIIHTFDMSEEVFGKISVPNNVAAEREEYISMGILNRSIVIFHYRVTGNEKTFDIWEMEKDVISWSKLMTIGPVLGVEKPLSFVNSDELLMETNEGQVIYYNIKTHMTKVLPLKGRPCVFTTNCLDFNLQEERESRMNF